Proteins found in one Methanobrevibacter wolinii SH genomic segment:
- a CDS encoding flippase, giving the protein MVNVKTIFKNSTWMMGSQIITNLCAFIWTILMARYLGASVFGILSFAISLSTLVGILMDCGTQTYIVRTISRDSKLTNKLFNQIIPLKVILSIIVISTTIIVLFLTGRASDVINVSFIMLCQYAFLCMNGFFYGIFQAYEKMEYQAISSVINSLILLVIVFIVMHFNLGLYGMAFAYLIAIICAFIYIYSKITNLGIKPHYSFNIDFSKKILKAALPFGLMSIFYSIYFTIDVTMLQYLSTNAAVGLYNAAYKVISILTTFYAVYPQVIFPVMSKLFKDSNELLKFSYEKSIKYLLLIILPICAGIIVYAEPLMAFIYGKGYIGTGEIVTVLIFSIPFLFVNGASTVALNSSNNEILVTKTYAYAAVINIILNLILIPKYSYFGAAFATVISEIIITFIMFRATSKSDYALGWVLVKDLIKLLIATVLMFVILDYLKLNIIFGVIIGAIVYFGVLFVTRVLDSDDKKIIRIILNKE; this is encoded by the coding sequence ATGGTTAATGTAAAAACAATTTTTAAAAATTCCACTTGGATGATGGGATCTCAGATTATAACAAATCTATGTGCCTTTATTTGGACTATATTAATGGCTAGATATTTAGGTGCATCTGTTTTTGGTATTTTATCATTTGCTATTTCATTATCTACACTTGTTGGTATTTTAATGGATTGTGGTACACAAACATATATTGTACGTACAATTTCAAGAGATTCTAAATTAACCAATAAATTATTTAATCAAATTATTCCTCTAAAAGTAATTTTAAGTATAATTGTAATTTCAACTACTATTATAGTACTATTTTTAACTGGAAGAGCTAGTGATGTAATTAACGTTAGTTTTATAATGTTATGTCAATATGCTTTTTTATGTATGAATGGATTTTTTTATGGTATCTTTCAAGCATATGAAAAAATGGAGTATCAAGCAATTTCCTCTGTTATAAACTCATTAATATTACTTGTTATTGTATTTATAGTAATGCACTTTAATTTAGGTTTATATGGAATGGCTTTTGCTTATTTAATTGCTATTATTTGTGCATTTATATACATTTATTCTAAAATTACTAATCTTGGTATTAAACCGCATTATTCTTTTAATATTGATTTTTCTAAAAAAATTCTAAAAGCAGCATTACCTTTTGGTTTAATGAGTATCTTTTATTCAATATACTTTACAATTGATGTGACTATGTTACAATATTTATCTACAAATGCTGCTGTAGGATTATATAATGCTGCTTATAAGGTAATTTCTATTCTTACAACATTTTATGCAGTATATCCACAGGTTATATTTCCAGTTATGAGTAAATTATTTAAAGATTCTAATGAATTATTAAAATTTTCATATGAAAAATCAATTAAATATTTACTTTTAATTATATTACCAATATGTGCAGGTATAATAGTATATGCAGAACCTTTAATGGCTTTTATTTATGGTAAAGGTTATATAGGTACTGGTGAAATTGTTACAGTATTAATATTCTCAATACCATTTTTATTTGTAAATGGTGCTTCAACTGTAGCTTTAAACTCATCAAATAATGAGATTTTAGTTACTAAAACATATGCTTATGCTGCAGTAATTAATATTATCTTAAATTTAATATTAATACCAAAATATTCTTACTTTGGTGCAGCTTTTGCAACAGTAATTAGTGAAATTATTATTACATTTATAATGTTTAGAGCAACTTCAAAATCAGATTATGCTTTAGGTTGGGTTCTTGTTAAGGACTTAATTAAGTTACTTATTGCAACAGTTTTAATGTTTGTTATACTAGATTATCTTAAACTTAATATTATATTTGGAGTTATTATTGGTGCTATTGTATACTTTGGAGTTTTATTTGTTACAAGAGTTTTAGATTCTGATGATAAAAAAATAATTAGAATTATTTTAAATAAAGAATAA
- a CDS encoding MBL fold metallo-hydrolase, which translates to MDTLEFYGGVNEIGGNKIKLNLNNTSLLLDFGMSFKQYGKYFGDFINPRKANGIGDFFELDLIPKIKGIYREDYLKHMGLPFEDEPAVKGLLLSHAHADHANYITHLRNDIPLYMSLNSKIILEVIDETGASNSFTDVCSYKKQFEYYLNKKGSYSQLKSPNNLSKREINVLKPYENTVIGDLNIRLAPVDHSLPGASAFLIESDDKKVVYTGDLRFHGRNRESTKRFVKEAKKFSPDILICEGTRINSEYYNSENSHKKVLNVEEDIEKKAYDDINEFNGLVIVNFPLRDLDRLITFHNIAKSTNRTLLINMKQAYMLKRIEEENPEKTIYPSLNDNNLGIYIPRKGSGLFPNTSYISYEGEWKYPSKDEYLKDYSKWEREFLEDDKYNICTYEDIQENENQYIIRLDNFSFLELIDIKPKSAVYLHSTTEPFNEEMEMDFEITQNWLNHFNIPILKHYHLSGHAAGPELIDMVCEINPDVLYPIHTEHAELYDVLNHFGIEVVHPKNLINSF; encoded by the coding sequence ATGGATACATTAGAATTTTATGGTGGAGTAAATGAAATTGGCGGAAATAAGATTAAATTAAATCTTAATAATACTTCATTACTCTTAGATTTTGGTATGAGTTTTAAACAGTATGGTAAATATTTTGGAGATTTTATTAATCCAAGAAAAGCAAATGGTATTGGAGACTTTTTTGAGCTTGATTTAATTCCTAAAATTAAAGGTATTTATCGTGAAGATTACTTAAAACATATGGGGCTTCCTTTTGAAGATGAACCTGCAGTTAAAGGTTTGTTATTGTCTCATGCTCATGCAGATCATGCAAATTATATTACACATCTAAGAAATGATATTCCATTGTATATGAGTCTTAATTCTAAAATTATTCTTGAAGTTATTGATGAAACAGGTGCAAGTAATAGTTTTACTGATGTTTGTTCATATAAAAAACAATTTGAATATTATCTAAATAAAAAAGGTAGTTATTCTCAACTAAAAAGTCCAAATAATTTATCAAAAAGAGAAATCAATGTATTAAAACCATATGAAAATACAGTTATTGGAGATTTAAATATTCGACTTGCTCCAGTAGATCATTCTCTACCTGGTGCTAGTGCATTTCTTATTGAAAGTGATGATAAAAAAGTAGTATATACTGGAGATTTACGTTTTCATGGTAGAAATAGAGAATCTACTAAACGTTTTGTAAAAGAAGCTAAAAAATTTTCACCAGATATTTTAATATGTGAAGGTACACGTATTAATAGTGAATATTATAATAGTGAAAATTCTCATAAAAAAGTTCTTAATGTGGAAGAAGATATTGAAAAAAAAGCATATGATGATATTAATGAGTTTAATGGTCTTGTTATTGTAAATTTTCCTTTAAGAGATTTAGATAGGTTAATAACATTTCATAATATTGCAAAATCTACTAATAGAACTCTACTTATTAATATGAAACAAGCATATATGTTAAAACGTATTGAAGAAGAAAATCCTGAGAAAACTATTTATCCAAGTCTTAATGATAATAATTTAGGTATTTATATTCCACGTAAAGGTTCAGGTCTATTCCCAAATACATCATATATTTCTTATGAAGGAGAATGGAAGTATCCAAGTAAAGATGAATATTTAAAAGATTATTCTAAATGGGAAAGGGAATTTCTTGAGGATGATAAATATAATATTTGTACTTATGAGGATATTCAAGAAAATGAAAATCAATATATTATAAGACTTGATAATTTTTCATTTTTAGAATTAATTGATATTAAACCTAAAAGTGCAGTATACTTACATTCTACAACAGAACCATTTAATGAAGAAATGGAAATGGATTTTGAAATTACTCAAAATTGGTTGAATCATTTTAATATTCCTATTTTAAAACATTATCATTTATCTGGACATGCTGCTGGTCCTGAACTTATAGATATGGTTTGTGAGATTAATCCAGA